One genomic region from Gemmobacter aquarius encodes:
- a CDS encoding flagellar hook capping FlgD N-terminal domain-containing protein — protein MEITATTNTAKPAVKPAISADFDTFLKMLTVQMTNQDPLNPIEGSDYAVQLATFSGVEQQVRTNQLLADLAAQSSLSNMTQLAGWVGQEARVAAPVWFEGGAVTVMPKPAAMADAATLVVSDASGAVVAREELPLGAAPYRWLGADAAGNPLPRGQYLLQVESRQGDSVLQTELVESYARITEARRGAEGVLLVLQGGIEAKATDVTALRMP, from the coding sequence ATGGAAATCACCGCGACCACCAACACGGCTAAACCCGCAGTGAAACCTGCAATCAGCGCCGATTTCGACACGTTCCTGAAAATGCTGACCGTGCAGATGACCAATCAAGACCCGCTGAACCCGATCGAGGGCTCCGATTATGCGGTGCAGCTTGCCACGTTCTCAGGCGTGGAACAGCAGGTGAGGACGAACCAGTTGCTGGCCGATCTGGCCGCGCAAAGCAGCCTTTCCAACATGACGCAGCTTGCGGGCTGGGTCGGGCAAGAGGCACGGGTGGCTGCGCCGGTCTGGTTCGAAGGCGGCGCGGTGACCGTGATGCCAAAGCCCGCCGCGATGGCCGATGCCGCGACGCTGGTGGTCAGCGATGCCTCGGGCGCTGTCGTCGCGCGTGAGGAATTGCCGCTTGGCGCCGCGCCCTACCGATGGCTTGGCGCAGATGCGGCGGGCAACCCCTTGCCGCGCGGGCAATACCTGTTGCAGGTCGAAAGCCGTCAGGGCGACAGCGTCTTGCAGACCGAACTGGTCGAATCCTACGCCCGCATCACCGAAGCGCGGCGCGGGGCCGAGGGTGTGCTGTTGGTCTTGCAAGGCGGGATCGAGGCCAAGGCGACCGATGTGACCGCGCTTCGCATGCCCTGA
- a CDS encoding phosphotransferase: MDDRPETTQTALMRLDPALKAGDWQPLAGGRTNRLWRVGRFTVKQFDAAAASALFPNDAGAEARALTLFAPLGLAPRLRAKGADWLIYDHAEGRPWAGDPAPVARALHRLHGAQVPQGSFRLAPNGSAAVLADARRIHALPDAPPDPACPPVPPVPIHADAVAGNIIDTGAGPLFIDWQCPAMGDPVEDLCTLLSPAMTWLYTGKPLDPAWAQALLRAYPDAETVARARAMLPVYRWRIAAHCAWKAARGDGDYAAALKLEL, from the coding sequence ATGGACGACAGGCCCGAAACCACGCAGACCGCGCTGATGCGGCTTGACCCCGCGCTGAAAGCCGGGGATTGGCAACCGCTTGCCGGCGGCCGGACGAACCGGCTGTGGCGGGTGGGGCGCTTTACCGTCAAGCAGTTCGATGCGGCGGCAGCGTCGGCCCTGTTTCCCAACGATGCAGGGGCCGAGGCGCGGGCGCTGACGCTTTTCGCGCCTTTGGGTCTTGCGCCACGGTTGCGGGCAAAGGGGGCCGATTGGCTGATCTATGACCATGCCGAGGGGCGGCCCTGGGCGGGCGATCCGGCACCCGTGGCGCGGGCGCTGCACCGTTTGCACGGCGCGCAGGTGCCGCAGGGCAGTTTTCGCTTGGCCCCGAATGGCAGCGCCGCCGTGCTGGCCGATGCGCGGCGCATCCATGCCTTGCCCGATGCGCCGCCCGATCCCGCGTGCCCTCCGGTTCCGCCGGTTCCGATCCATGCCGATGCCGTGGCGGGCAATATCATCGACACGGGCGCAGGGCCGCTGTTCATCGACTGGCAATGCCCCGCCATGGGCGATCCGGTCGAGGATTTGTGCACGCTTCTATCGCCCGCGATGACATGGCTTTACACCGGAAAGCCGCTTGATCCGGCTTGGGCGCAGGCGCTGTTGCGCGCCTATCCCGATGCGGAAACGGTGGCCCGTGCGCGGGCCATGCTGCCGGTCTATCGCTGGCGCATCGCCGCGCATTGCGCTTGGAAAGCGGCGCGGGGCGACGGCGATTATGCAGCCGCCCTGAAGCTGGAGCTTTAG